In Scleropages formosus chromosome 10, fSclFor1.1, whole genome shotgun sequence, a single genomic region encodes these proteins:
- the slitrk3a gene encoding SLIT and NTRK-like protein 3, translating into MLWVTLLSTIALGWTTPIPLLEDSEEIDEPCFDPCYCEVKESLFHIHCDSKGFTNISQISQSWSRPFKLYLQRNSMRRLYFNSFLHLNNAVSINLGNNALQDIHAGAFNGLGILKRLYLHENKLEVFRNDTFLGLESLEYLQADYNVIKRIESGAFRNLNKLRVLILNDNLIPVLPNFLFRSVSLTHLDLRGNRLKNLPYKGTLEYIGRSLMEIQLEENPWNCVCDIVQLKTWLERIPYTALVGEITCEHPFHFHGKDLREIKRSELCPLLSDAEVEASLGIPRLPFGNDNTWPTKPSSMLSSVHNTASSIKYPEKHTKPTKRPRVHKMPPTPRSIYPGPNQPPIAAYQTRPPIPIICPTGCMCNLHINDLGLTVNCKEKGFHNISELLPRPLNAKKLYLSGNLIQKIYRSDFWNFSSLDLLHLGNNRISYVQEGAFINLPNLKSLYLNGNDIERLTPGMFRGLQTLSYLYFEYNVIREIQPAAFSLMPNLQLVFLNDNLLRTLPVDAFAGTSLSRLNLRNNYFLHLPVRGVLEHLHSIVQIDLHQNPWDCSCDIIPLKQWMEKLSSVIVVGEVICKTPEFVFGKDLRSLDAELICPELKFSAPSPGVPDDMTSTSDSGLGYSPSRANVPLSVLILSLLILFISAVFVAAGLFAYVLRRRKKLPFRKRHEVDLTGIPMQCGMFESQQAASPEKAPGHVYDYIPHPVTQMCNNPIYKPREGELEEQFAEAKENNSNYRTLIEKEKEWTMAVSNSQLNTIVTMNQSGDVAAFHENGGLCPTVIDSQRPTPTVGFVDCLYGTVPKLKDMHVAHAHPPGMQYPDLQQDARLKETLLFGAGKGFPDQTQSEYLELRAKLQTKPDYLEVLEKSYRF; encoded by the coding sequence ATGCTGTGGGTTACTCTTCTAAGCACAATAGCTCTGGGATGGACTACGCCGATTCCTTTGCTGGAGGATTCGGAGGAGATCGACGAGCCTTGCTTCGACCCCTGCTACTGTGAAGTGAAAGAGAGCTTGTTCCACATCCACTGCGACAGCAAGGGATTTACAAACATCAGCCAGATCTCGCAGTCCTGGTCGAGGCCCTTCAAGCTGTATCTGCAGAGGAACTCCATGCGGAGGCTCTACTTCAACAGCTTCCTGCACCTGAACAACGCCGTGTCCATCAACCTGGGCAACAACGCGCTGCAGGACATCCACGCCGGCGCCTTCAACGGCCTCGGCATCCTCAAGCGGCTGTACCTGCACGAGAACAAGCTGGAGGTGTTCCGCAACGACACCTTCCTGGGACTGGAGAGCTTAGAGTATCTCCAGGCAGATTACAATGTCATTAAGAGAATCGAGAGCGGGGCCTTCCGGAACCTGAACAAACTGCGCGTTCTCATTTTGAACGACAACTTGATACCAGTGCTACCCAACTTTTTATTCAGGTCTGTGTCTTTGACGCACTTGGACTTGCGCGGGAACCGGCTGAAGAACCTGCCTTACAAGGGCACGCTGGAGTACATCGGTCGCAGTTTAATGGAGATCCAGCTGGAGGAGAACCCGTGGAACTGCGTGTGCGACATTGTGCAGCTCAAAACGTGGCTCGAGCGCATACCTTACACGGCGCTAGTGGGCGAGATCACCTGCGAGCATCCTTTCCACTTCCACGGGAAGGACCTGCGGGAGATCAAGCGGAGCGAGCTGTGCCCGCTGCTCTCCGACGCCGAGGTGGAGGCCAGCCTGGGCATCCCCCGGCTGCCCTTCGGCAACGACAACACGTGGCCCACGAAGCCGTCCTCCATGCTCTCGTCCGTGCACAACACGGCGTCCTCCATTAAGTATCCGGAGAAACACACGAAGCCCACGAAACGGCCCCGGGTCCACAAAATGCCGCCCACGCCGCGCAGCATTTACCCGGGACCCAATCAGCCGCCCATCGCAGCCTACCAGACCAGGCCCCCCATCCCCATCATCTGCCCCACTGGGTGCATGTGCAATCTGCACATCAACGACTTGGGCTTGACAGTGAACTGCAAGGAGAAGGGATTTCACAACATTTCCGAGCTGCTGCCCCGACCACTCAACGCCAAAAAGCTTTACCTGAGCGGGAATTTGATACAGAAAATCTACAGGTCGGACTTCTGGAACTTCTCCAGCTTGGATTTACTGCACCTGGGCAACAACCGGATTTCCTACGTGCAGGAAGGCGCCTTCATCAATCTTCCCAACTTGAAGAGTCTCTACCTGAACGGGAACGACATCGAGAGGCTCACGCCGGGCATGTTCCGAGGACTGCAGACCCTGAGCTACCTGTACTTCGAGTACAACGTGATCAGGGAGATCCAGCCGGCCGCCTTCAGCCTCATGCCCAACCTGCAGTTGGTGTTCCTCAACGACAACCTGCTGCGCACGCTGCCCGTGGACGCGTTCGCCGGGACATCGCTGTCCAGGCTTAACCTGCGCAACAACTACTTCCTGCACCTGCCCGTGAGAGGGGTGCTGGAGCACCTGCACTCCATCGTGCAGATCGACCTGCACCAGAACCCGTGGGACTGCTCCTGCGACATCATCCCGCTCAAGCAGTGGATGGAGAAGCTGAGCTCCGTCATCGTGGTCGGCGAGGTCATCTGCAAGACCCCGGAGTTCGTCTTCGGGAAGGATCTGCGCTCCCTCGACGCCGAGCTCATTTGCCCCGAGCTCAAGTTCTCGGCACCTTCCCCGGGCGTCCCTGACGACATGACGTCCACCAGTGACTCCGGCTTGGGTTACTCCCCATCCAGGGCCAACGTGCCGCTGTCGGTGCTCATCCTCAGCCTGCTCATCCTCTTTATCTCGGCCGTGTTTGTGGCCGCGGGGCTTTTCGCCTACGTCCTGAGGAGGCGCAAGAAGCTGCCCTTCAGGAAGCGCCACGAGGTGGACCTCACCGGCATCCCCATGCAGTGCGGCATGTTCGAGTCCCAGCAGGCCGCCTCGCCGGAGAAGGCCCCGGGCCACGTGTACGACTACATCCCGCACCCCGTGACTCAGATGTGCAACAACCCCATCTACAAGCCGCGCGAGGGCGAGCTCGAGGAGCAGTTCGCCGAGGCGAAGGAGAACAACTCCAACTACCGGACTCTGAtcgagaaggagaaggagtggaCCATGGCAGTGTCCAACTCGCAGCTCAACACCATCGTCACCATGAACCAGTCCGGGGACGTGGCGGCCTTCCACGAGAACGGAGGGCTCTGTCCCACGGTGATAGACAGCCAGCGGCCGACGCCCACGGTGGGCTTCGTGGACTGCCTGTACGGCACGGTGCCCAAGCTGAAGGACATGCACGTGGCGCACGCGCACCCGCCAGGAATGCAATACCCCGACCTGCAGCAGGACGCCAGGCTGAAGGAGACGCTGCTCTTCGGCGCAGGGAAAGGCTTTCCCGACCAAACCCAAAGCGAATACCTCGAGTTAAGGGCCAAACTCCAAACGAAGCCGGATTACCTCGAAGTGCTGGAGAAGTCCTACCGGTTCTGA